In the Cohaesibacter gelatinilyticus genome, AACGCCATTTCATCCATCATCATTCTGGGGGCCCTGATGCAGATCGGCTCCGGTTCCTGGCTGGTGATCATCCTGGCGGCCCTGTCCGTCTTCATGGCCGGCATCAACATCTTTGGTGGGTTCCTGGTCACCCGGCGCATGCTCGCCATGTTCCAGAAGTCATAAGGAGGGCGACATGGATTTTGGTTTTACCACTGCCGCCTATGTGGTTGCGGCTGTTCTTTTCATTCTTAGCCTTGGCGGTCTGTCCGGTCAGGAAAGCGCCAAGCGCGCTGTCTGGTATGGCATTGCCGGTATGGCTCTGGCGGTTCTCGCCACCCTGATTGGTCCGGGCTCCGGCCTGTGGCTGCTCTCGCTCCTGCTGATTGCCGGTGGCGGTGCCATTGGCTATCAGGTGGCGCAAAAGGTTCAGATGACCGAGATGCCACAGCTTGTGGCTGCGATGCACTCTCTCGTTGGTCTGGCGGCTGTCTTTGTCGGCTTCAATGCCGATATCGAACTGAGCCGTGTTCTGGCCATGGACGAGAGTGCCCGCAAGGGTCTGGAAGGCTTTGCTGCTCTGCTGGCCAAGAAGTCCAGCGCCGAGCTGTCCATCCTCAAGGTTGAAGTCTTCCTTGGCATCTTCATTGGTGCTGTGACCTTCACCGGCTCTGTCATTGCCTTTGGCAAGCTGGCAGGCAAGGTGACTTCCGCTGCAGAAAAACTGCCCGGTGGTCATGCCCTCAATGCCGGTGCAGCCATTGGCTCCCTGATCCTCGGCATCATGTATTTCAATGACGCTGGTATCTGGACCCTTGTGGTCATGACCCTGCTGGCCTTCTTCATTGGCTATCACCTGATCATGGGCATTGGTGGCGCGGATATGCCGGTTGTTGTGTCCATGCTCAACTCCTATTCCGGTTGGGCGGCAGCGGCCATTGGTTTCTCCCTTGGCAATGACCTTCTTATCGTGGTCGGTGCGCTTGTTGGCTCCTCCGGTGCGATCCTGTCCTACATCATGTGCAAGGCCATGAACCGCAACTTTGTCTCTGTGATCCTTGGCGGCTTTGGTGGCACCGGTGGTCCTGCGATGGAAGTGTCTGGTGAGATGATTGCCATCGAGTCTGATGGGGTTGTTGCAGCGTTGGAAGAGGCTGACAGTGTCATCATCATTCCAGGCTATGGCATGGCTGTGGCGCAGGCTCAGCAGTCCGTATCCGAGTTGACCAAGCGTCTGCGTGCCAAGGGCAAGAATGTCCGCTTTGCCATCCATCCGGTGGCTGGCCGTCTTCCCGGTCACATGAATGTTCTGCTGGCTGAAGCCAAGGTTCCTTATGACATCGTTCTGGAAATGGACGAGATCAATGAGGACTTCCCGGAAACCGATGTGGCCATCGTCATTGGCTCCAATGACATCGTCAATCCGGCGGCACAGGATGATCCGAACAGCCCAATCGCTGGCATGCCCGTCCTTGAATGCTGGAAGGCCAAGCAGGTCTTCGTTTCCAAGCGCGGACAAGGCACCGGTTATTCCGGCATCGAAAACCCGCTCTTCTACAAGGAAAATACCCGCATGTTCTACGGAGACGCTAAAGCATCTCTAGATAGCCTATTGGGATCAATTTCATGAGATTTGTCCAGAGGAAGAATTGAGCAAAAAGAGAACCAAATGGTCAAAAAATAAACAAAAGAATTCGGAATTTTTGACATAAATACTCTGTTTTCTACTCTGGACCATTTCTAAAACAAGGTCTAACAGACTGAGAGAAAAGGCTAAAAGTAGGGAAAAGTCGTCAACTTTGCCTTTTGTGGTCGATTTTTTCAACAACAGAACAAAATTAAATTCAAGATTGACTGTCTGATTAAAATATTCTTAAATTTTATCAAATGGTCAAATTTGAGATGGAGATCAAGATGAACGTCGCTACCTCAGCAGTGCCGAATGACCTAAATGCCTTCTGGATGCCATTCACATCCAATCGCCAGTTCAAAAAGTCGCCGCGCATGTTTGTCGCTGCAGACGGCATGTATTATACCACCTCGGACGGCCGTCAGGTTCTGGATGGAACCGCAGGGCTGTGGTGTGTCAATGCTGGCCATAAGCAGCCTAAGATTGTTGAAGCAGTCAAGAACCAGATTGAAGAGCTGGATTATGCGCCCGCATTTCAGATGGGCCATCCAAAGGCATTTGAGCTGGCCAATCGTCTGGCAGATCTTGCTCCGGGTGATCTCAACCATGTTTTCTACACCAATTCCGGGTCTGAATCCGTTGAAACTGCTCTGAAACTGGCCATTGCCTATCATCGTGCCAAAGGGCAGGGGACACGCACTCGCCTGATTGGTCGCGAACGCGGCTATCATGGTGTGAATTTTGGCGGTATCTCTGTTGGTGGTATCGTCAATAATCGCCGCCATTTTGGCAGCCTGTTGACCGGTGTTGATCATCTTCCTCACACGCACCTGCCTGAAAAGAACGCCTTTAGTAAAGGTTTGCCGGAGCATGGTGCGGATTTAGCGGATGATCTGGAGCGTATCGTAGCTCTGCATGGTCCGGAGACCGTTGCCGCTGTCATAGTCGAGCCAATGGCAGGATCCACCGGTGTGTTGTTGCCACCAAAAGGCTATTTGCAGCGTTTGCGCGACATCACCAGGAAGCATGGCATTCTGTTGATCTTTGATGAGGTGATCACTGCATTTGGTCGTCTTGGTGCACCATTTGGTGCCGACTATTTTGGCGTGGTGCCCGACATGATCACCACCGCCAAAGGCCTGACCAACGGTATCATTCCAATGGGTGCGGTGCTGGTGAGTGATGAAATCCATGATGCCTTCATGAATGGCCCGGACTATATGATCGAGCTGTTCCATGGTTATACCTATTCCGGCAATCCGATGGCAGCAGCAGCAGGTCTCGCATCGCTGGATGTCTATAAAGAACAGCAATTATTCGAGCGTGCTGCTGAATTGGCGCCTTATTGGCAGGATGCGTTGTTCAGCTTGAAGGGGCTCCCTCATGTTACAGATATTCGCTGTGCTGGTCTGATCGGTGCAGTCGAGTTGGAGCCTATCGCCAATGAGCCGACTCGCCGTGCCTTCAGCGCTTTCCTGAAAGCCTATGATAAAGGCAGTCTGATCCGAACAACTGGTGACATTATAGCCATGTCTCCTCCTTTGATCATAGAAAAGCACGAGATTGATCAGCTGATCGATACTCTTGGCGATGTCTTGAAGGAGATCGACTAATCATCCAGAGTGGTCGGGTGGAGTGTTCTTCTCTACCCGTAAGCTCTCTCTTCGTTTGACAGGTGCATCCAGTTCATAAGCAATCACCACAGTCGGATGCCCTCTTACCCTTAAAGACCTATTCAAACCCGGTCATGCGTTCGCTGGTCCAGCCGGGCCTTTTGGAGGAATATCATGAGCAAATTGGGCTCAAATCACCGTATTAATCCCGATCGTCTTTGGGACAGCCTGATGGAAATGGCAAAAATCGGCCCTGGCATGCGTGGCGGCAACAATCGTCAAACACTGACTGATGAAGATGCAGAAGGCCGTCGTCTATTTACCAGCTGGTGTGAAGATGCAGGCATGACCATGGGGATTGACACCATGGGCAACATGTTTGCTCGTATGGAAGGCGAAGATAACAGCCTTGATCCGGTCATGATCGGCTCCCATCTCGATACCCAGCCAACAGGTGGCAAGTATGATGGTGTGCTTGGTGTTCTGGCTGGGCTGGAAGTGGTACGTGCCATTCGTGATCAAGGCATCAAAACCCGCCGACCGATTGAAGTAGTGAACTGGACCAACGAAGAAGGCACCCGTTTCGCCCCTGCCATGCTGGCGTCAGGTGTTTTTGCTGGAATGCATACTCAGGATTGGGCTTATGATCGTGAAGATGCGGAAGGTAAGAAGTTTGGTGATGAGCTGAAGCGTGTGGGCTTTGTCGGCGATGAGCCTGTCGGTCAGCGCAAGCTGCATTCCATGTTCGAATTGCATATCGAACAAGGTCCAATTCTGGAAATTGAAGAAAAAGATATTGGCGTTGTCACCCATGGCCAGGGCCTGTGGTGGCTCGAAGTTACCATTACCGGTAAAGACAGCCATACCGGTTCCACGCCAATGCCTATGCGTAAGAATGCCGGTCTTGGCATGGCGCGCATCACCGAGCTGGTGCATCAGATTGCCATGGAAAATCAACCTGAAGCTGTTGGTGCTATCGGCCATTGCGATGTCTATCCAAATTCACGCAACGTAATTCCGGGCAAGGTCGTCTTCACCATCGATTTCCGCTCGCCACATCGCGATGTTCTGGATGGCATGAAAGCCAAACTGGAAGCTGAAGCACCAAAGATTGCAGCAGAACTCGAACTTGGTATTGAGATTGAAGCCGTTGGCCATTTTGATCCTGTGACCTTTGATGAGCGCTGCGTGACATCCGTGCGGGATGCTGCGGAGCGCCTTGGCTATTCCCATCGCAACATCATTTCTGGTGCAGGTCACGATGCCTGCTGGGTCAATCGCGTCGCTCCAACTGCAATGATCATGTGCCCTTGTGTTGATGGCTTGAGCCATAACGAAGATGAGGAAATTTCCAAGGATTGGGCAATGGCCGGGGCCGACGTGTTGTTCCACGCAGTGCTGGAAACGGCTGAAATTGTTGAGTGAAATATACGGGCGCGCCTTTTGAAATGAAGGCAGCGCCCGACCAATATTAAGGGAGGTTCAAATGAGCAAGGTTATCAAAGGTGGCACAATCGTCACGGCAGATTTGACCTATGAAGCCGACATTCTGGTTGAGGGCGATAAAATCGTCGAAATCGGCAAAAATCTGTCCGGTGATGAAGTGCTGGATGCAACGGGGTGTTATGTGATGCCCGGTGGTATCGATCCTCATGTGCATCTGGAAATGCCTTTCATGGGCACACATTCCGCTGATGGCTTTGAAAGTGGCACGCGTGCGGGGCTGGCTGGTGGCACCACCATGGTGGTCGACTTCTGCTTGCCAAATCCAGGACAATCCTTGCTGGAGGCTCTTGCTATCTGGCAGCAGAAATCAGGTCTGGCCTGTTCTGATTATTCCTATCATATGGCCATCACGTCATGGAACGAGCAGGTCTTCAATGAAATGAGCGAAGTGGTGGATCGCGGGATCAACACCTTCAAGCATTTCATGGCTTATAAAGGCGCATTGATGGTCGATGATGACGAGATGTTCGCATCCTTCCAGCGCTGTGCAGCCTTGGGTGCCATGCCATTGGTGCATGCTGAAAATGGCGATGTGGTTGCCACCATGCAGCAAAAACTGCTGGCCGAGGGCAATAATGGTCCTGAAGCTCATGCTTATTCACGTCCGCCGGAAGTGGAAGGGGAAGCGGCCAACCGTGCTGTCATGATTGCTGATATGGCAGGTGTGCCTCTTTACATCGTGCATGCTTCCTGTGAGCAGGCCCATGAAGCCATTCGCCGGGCACGTCAGAAAGGCATGCGTGTCTTTGGTGAGCCATTGATCCAGCACCTGACTCTTGATGACAGCGAATATCGCAATCCTGATTGGGATCATGCAGCGCAGCGGGTGATGTCACCGCCATTTCGAAACAAACAACATCAGGATAGCCTCTGGGCTGGCTTGCAGTCAGGATCGCTTCAGGTGGTTGCGACTGATCATTGTGCCTTCACTATCGAGCAAAAGCGCTTTGGTATTGGTGATTTCACCAAAATTCCAAATGGTACAGGTGGTCTGGAAGATCGCATGCCTATGCTCTGGACCTACGGTGTGCGTACTGGTCGCTTGACCATGAATGAGTTTGTGGCGGTCACCTCTACCAATATTGCCAAGATCCTGAACATGTATCCGCGCAAAGGGGCCATTCTGGAAGGTGCTGATGCCGATCTGGTGGTTTGGGATCCGAACCGCTCCAAGACCATCACGTCCAAGTCTCAGCAATCTGTCATCGAGTATAACGTGTTTGAGGGTAAGGAAGTCGTTGGCTTGCCACGCTTTACTCTGACCCGTGGCCGTGTCGCGATTGAAGAAAGCACCATTAAGACGGAGCCGGGTGTTGGCGAATTCATTGGTCGCGATGCCTACCCGGCGGTCAACAAAGCCCTTTCTCAATGGAAAGAGATTACTGCCCCGCGCAAGGTCGAGCGCAAGGCAGAAAATATGCCTGCGGGAGTCTGACCCGAGAAATGACCATAATACCAGCGTACCGAATGAATTGGCGCGTTGGAAACTATCCTGTGCCCGGTGAGGAAAATCACAAAACAATCAGAGGGCTTTGCCGGCACAAACCTTTAAATGGGAGCTATTCCAATGTCCGAGACAGTCGCCTCTTCGGGTGAGAATCTCACTACAGATGAATTTGGTATCGTCCATCAGAAAATTGATGGAATTGATGCAGAACTTTATAACGAAGATCAATTGCCGACCTCTACCCAAGCCCGTACCTGGGACTGGGTTTCCATTGCTGCGCTTTGGGTCGGTATGGTTGTTTGTATTCCGACCTATCTACTCGCCTCATATCTGATTGGCGCAGGGATGTCCTGGGATCAGGCTGTAACCACCATCTTGCTCGCCAACGCCATTGTTTTGATTCCAATGGTTCTGGTCGGACATGCTGGAACAAAATACGGCATTCCTTTCCCGGTCTTGTTGCGTTCGTCCTTTGGCCCAACCGGTGCGAAGATCCCGGCTGTCGCCCGTGGTATTGTTGCCTGTGGTTGGTTCGGTATTCAGACATGGGTTGGTGGATCTGCGATCTATGTGATCCTCAACACCTTGATGGATGGAGCTCTGGCTAGTGACGCCTTGCCGGTTCTGGGCATCAATCTGGCAGAATTTGTCTGCTTTGTTGCTTTTTGGGTGTTGCATTTGTGGTTCATCAAAAACGGTACGGAATCTATCCGTTGGCTGGAAACCTATGCCGCACCATTCCTGCTGTTGATGGGCGTTGCTCTTCTTGTCTGGGCTTACTTGAAAGCTGGTGGTTTTGGCGAAATGCTGTCCACTCCAAGCGCATTTGATGCCGGCCAGCCAAAAGAAGGTCAATTCTGGGCAGTCTTCTGGCCAAGCCTCACCGGTATGGTTGGCTTCTGGGCGACTTTGGCACTGAATATTCCGGATTTCACCCGTTATGCGAAGAGCCAGAAGGATCAGTTCCTCGGCCAGCTGGTTGGTCTGCCAATCCCGATGGCAATGTTTGCCTTCATCGCATCTGCCGTGACGTCTTCCACGGTTGTGATTTTCGGTGAGCCCATCTGGGATCCGATCCAACTTGCTGAGCGCATGGGTGGATTTGGCATTATCATCGCCTTGGCTGCACTTGTGGTCGCAACCCTGACCACCAACCTGGCCGCCAACGTCGTAGCACCTGCGCACGGTTTCTCCAACTTGGCACCAAAGCGTATCAATCTGCGTCTGGGTGGTTATATCACTGCAGGTATTGGTCTTGCCATGTTCCCATGGATTCTGGTCAATCACATCATCGGTTGGTTGATTGCATATTCTGCTCTGCTGGGTCCAATCGCAGGGATCATGTTGGCCGACTACTATCTGCTGCGTAAAACAAAGCTAGTTGTGGCAGATCTGTTCCGCGCCAATGGTATTTATTCCGGCTCCAACGGATGGAACTGGGCCGGTATTGGCGCGTTGATTATCGGTATCCTACCAAACTTGCCTGGCTTCCTGGCTGGTGTGGGCCTTAGCTCTGGCGCATCGCCATTTTTTGCGACCATCTATACCTATGCATGGTTCGTCGGTCTGTTTGTAGCAGGTATCGCCTATCTGGTGCTGAGCAAGGTACTGAACAAGTAATTCTGTTCAGAATTAAAAAATGCTGATATAGGGCGGCACATTGTTGTCGCCCTTTTTCGTCAACTCTCAAAAGAAAGTAGAACAATGCCAAAGGCTTACTGGATCGCTCATGTAACTGTCACCAATCCTGACCCCTATGCCCTTTACGCAGCAGGTGCAACCGAGGCCTTCAAGCAGTTCGGTGCCAAGGTCCTTGCCCGTGGCGGACCGGTGGAGCAGCTGGAAGGGGAAGGGCATCCACGCAATGTGGTCATCGAGTTCGAAAGCATGGAACAGGCTTTGGCTTGCTATAACAGTGGGCAATACCAAGCCGCAAAAAAGCATCGAGCTGATGCAGGCATTGCCAACATCATGATTGTGGAAGGCGCCTAAGTTTCTATAGGCAAAGGTCCAGTGTCAGGATTGGCAAGGGAGCCTTGTTTGTTTACCAGGCGGTGGTGAAGATGTCGGGCTTGTCAACTGCTGCCAGAAGAGAATTGCTGTGCTTTTTGTTCGTTAAATACAATCAACAGGAAGAATGCGTTCGATAAAAAGAGCCGGCATACATTCTCAAGACTGATTTGGAGGATGCATGCCGACCCTGTGCCGAGTTCGATAC is a window encoding:
- the hydA gene encoding dihydropyrimidinase; this encodes MSKVIKGGTIVTADLTYEADILVEGDKIVEIGKNLSGDEVLDATGCYVMPGGIDPHVHLEMPFMGTHSADGFESGTRAGLAGGTTMVVDFCLPNPGQSLLEALAIWQQKSGLACSDYSYHMAITSWNEQVFNEMSEVVDRGINTFKHFMAYKGALMVDDDEMFASFQRCAALGAMPLVHAENGDVVATMQQKLLAEGNNGPEAHAYSRPPEVEGEAANRAVMIADMAGVPLYIVHASCEQAHEAIRRARQKGMRVFGEPLIQHLTLDDSEYRNPDWDHAAQRVMSPPFRNKQHQDSLWAGLQSGSLQVVATDHCAFTIEQKRFGIGDFTKIPNGTGGLEDRMPMLWTYGVRTGRLTMNEFVAVTSTNIAKILNMYPRKGAILEGADADLVVWDPNRSKTITSKSQQSVIEYNVFEGKEVVGLPRFTLTRGRVAIEESTIKTEPGVGEFIGRDAYPAVNKALSQWKEITAPRKVERKAENMPAGV
- a CDS encoding Zn-dependent hydrolase — protein: MSKLGSNHRINPDRLWDSLMEMAKIGPGMRGGNNRQTLTDEDAEGRRLFTSWCEDAGMTMGIDTMGNMFARMEGEDNSLDPVMIGSHLDTQPTGGKYDGVLGVLAGLEVVRAIRDQGIKTRRPIEVVNWTNEEGTRFAPAMLASGVFAGMHTQDWAYDREDAEGKKFGDELKRVGFVGDEPVGQRKLHSMFELHIEQGPILEIEEKDIGVVTHGQGLWWLEVTITGKDSHTGSTPMPMRKNAGLGMARITELVHQIAMENQPEAVGAIGHCDVYPNSRNVIPGKVVFTIDFRSPHRDVLDGMKAKLEAEAPKIAAELELGIEIEAVGHFDPVTFDERCVTSVRDAAERLGYSHRNIISGAGHDACWVNRVAPTAMIMCPCVDGLSHNEDEEISKDWAMAGADVLFHAVLETAEIVE
- a CDS encoding NCS1 family nucleobase:cation symporter-1, whose protein sequence is MSETVASSGENLTTDEFGIVHQKIDGIDAELYNEDQLPTSTQARTWDWVSIAALWVGMVVCIPTYLLASYLIGAGMSWDQAVTTILLANAIVLIPMVLVGHAGTKYGIPFPVLLRSSFGPTGAKIPAVARGIVACGWFGIQTWVGGSAIYVILNTLMDGALASDALPVLGINLAEFVCFVAFWVLHLWFIKNGTESIRWLETYAAPFLLLMGVALLVWAYLKAGGFGEMLSTPSAFDAGQPKEGQFWAVFWPSLTGMVGFWATLALNIPDFTRYAKSQKDQFLGQLVGLPIPMAMFAFIASAVTSSTVVIFGEPIWDPIQLAERMGGFGIIIALAALVVATLTTNLAANVVAPAHGFSNLAPKRINLRLGGYITAGIGLAMFPWILVNHIIGWLIAYSALLGPIAGIMLADYYLLRKTKLVVADLFRANGIYSGSNGWNWAGIGALIIGILPNLPGFLAGVGLSSGASPFFATIYTYAWFVGLFVAGIAYLVLSKVLNK
- a CDS encoding NAD(P)(+) transhydrogenase (Re/Si-specific) subunit beta, with protein sequence MDFGFTTAAYVVAAVLFILSLGGLSGQESAKRAVWYGIAGMALAVLATLIGPGSGLWLLSLLLIAGGGAIGYQVAQKVQMTEMPQLVAAMHSLVGLAAVFVGFNADIELSRVLAMDESARKGLEGFAALLAKKSSAELSILKVEVFLGIFIGAVTFTGSVIAFGKLAGKVTSAAEKLPGGHALNAGAAIGSLILGIMYFNDAGIWTLVVMTLLAFFIGYHLIMGIGGADMPVVVSMLNSYSGWAAAAIGFSLGNDLLIVVGALVGSSGAILSYIMCKAMNRNFVSVILGGFGGTGGPAMEVSGEMIAIESDGVVAALEEADSVIIIPGYGMAVAQAQQSVSELTKRLRAKGKNVRFAIHPVAGRLPGHMNVLLAEAKVPYDIVLEMDEINEDFPETDVAIVIGSNDIVNPAAQDDPNSPIAGMPVLECWKAKQVFVSKRGQGTGYSGIENPLFYKENTRMFYGDAKASLDSLLGSIS
- a CDS encoding DUF1330 domain-containing protein produces the protein MPKAYWIAHVTVTNPDPYALYAAGATEAFKQFGAKVLARGGPVEQLEGEGHPRNVVIEFESMEQALACYNSGQYQAAKKHRADAGIANIMIVEGA
- a CDS encoding aspartate aminotransferase family protein; the encoded protein is MNVATSAVPNDLNAFWMPFTSNRQFKKSPRMFVAADGMYYTTSDGRQVLDGTAGLWCVNAGHKQPKIVEAVKNQIEELDYAPAFQMGHPKAFELANRLADLAPGDLNHVFYTNSGSESVETALKLAIAYHRAKGQGTRTRLIGRERGYHGVNFGGISVGGIVNNRRHFGSLLTGVDHLPHTHLPEKNAFSKGLPEHGADLADDLERIVALHGPETVAAVIVEPMAGSTGVLLPPKGYLQRLRDITRKHGILLIFDEVITAFGRLGAPFGADYFGVVPDMITTAKGLTNGIIPMGAVLVSDEIHDAFMNGPDYMIELFHGYTYSGNPMAAAAGLASLDVYKEQQLFERAAELAPYWQDALFSLKGLPHVTDIRCAGLIGAVELEPIANEPTRRAFSAFLKAYDKGSLIRTTGDIIAMSPPLIIEKHEIDQLIDTLGDVLKEID